The Bartonella krasnovii sequence CCACCATCAATCAAAATCTGAAGCGAAAGTTCTTCTATAAGCGTGTTTTGTACCTTTTTTTTCACGGTTGCAGAAATAGGTAAAGCAAGAGATGCGAATGTCAAAGCTATTGCTGCTTGTAACCGTTGATCATTGTGCTCCATACTGCAAATTATTACGCGCAAATAACGAAACTGCAAACCAAGCGCACGTAAAAAGTGTTTTTCAAACCGCTCGCTTGCCCCTTCTAACAACATTTTTGAGTGACAAATCCACGAGATCAAACGCCGCGCTACAACAGGACCACTCCAAGCAAGCCCTTTTACCTTTTTGCCAGCGTGGTTTAGCCAATCTTCTAAAAGAGAACGTGCATGCGCTGTAGCTAAATCACTTTCTGCTGCTTCCATATGGCGCAACCAATGAAAATCGTGCAGAGCCGCCTCCCATTCCAACGTTGGCGAAACCAATGAAAAGGGTGAAACAGCACCAGAATGAACAGTATGACCCGCAAAAGCAAAACGACCGTGATAAAATTCATGCGCCATCACCGGATCAGCCACATGCAAATCAATGGGGTGGGCTAAAATTTTATGAGGACGAAACCCCGAAAACCGCCAACGAAACAATGGCCCAACCCATAAACGCCGCACAACATGCTGTAGCGTATCGATACAGGCCGCTATTTTTACCTGAGGAGCTTTTACCGCAACCGCCAAAATTCTATCTCCATCCATGCTGAATCAAATACAATTTCGACCATTTTTGTAAATGAAGCGTTAATTAAGCAATTTTTCGTAAGCGCGCAGCAAAAAAACCATCCATTCCTAAAAATGCAGTTTTCTCAGCATCAAAATTTTTATAACAAAAATCCGCCGGCGTCGTGCGCAACATCCCCTCACTAAGCAAATGCGTGAGCTCTCCCATTTCTTCTGGATCAATAGGGTCTAAAACAATATCATTGCGTGTTGATAAAATTTTCTCAATAAGATCTTCACCTTCTTCTCGAGCCAATGAACAATTGGAAAAAACAATCCGTCCCCCCTCCTTTACCAAGGCAATAGCGGCGATAAGCAAATCATATTGCAACGCCGCTAACTTGACCACATCATCCATCGATTTGGTCCATAAAATATCTGGATGACGACGGATTGTTCCTGTAGAAGAACAAGGAGCATCAAGAAGAACCGAATCAAAAAGCTGTGTGGGATGAAAATTTCTCACATCCCCCTGCCAAATATGAACGGAAAAATTGAGCCGTTCCATATTTTCTTTTAAACGCTTGACGCGGTTAGCAGAAAGCTCAATGGCGGTCACCTCTGCCCCCTGCAAAGCCAATTGTGCTGTTTTCCCCCCAGGGCTCGCACAAAGGTCAGCAACATTTTTACCCCGAATCTCTCCGAGTAAACAAGCAGGCAACGCTGAGGCAAAGTCTTGAACCCACCACGCCCCCTCACGATAACCTGGTAAATCAGAAACAGAACACGCCAAACGATTCAATCGAACAGAACCATTGGGCAACACCACACCGCCAAGCTTCTCAGCCCATCCAACACAATCAGATTTTACTGTCAAATCAAGCGGAGGTTCCACACTTTGAATTTCTATAATTTGACGCGCCTTTTCTATTCCATAAGTTGATACTAAAAGCTCTCCAAACCACGCTGGAACACCTTCAACGGTAGGAGTTTGTGGGCGTAAAAGTACCGCCTCACGCGCAACATTGCGCAAAAGAGCATTTACCACCCCTGAAAAACGGCGCATACGAGGATCAAATTTTGCCACACGCACAGCTAAATCAATAGCCGCATGATCAGGAATATCAAGATAAAGAATTTGCGCCACACTAATATGCAAAAGATGCTGAAGTGAAAGTGCTTGTGAGGGTAAAGAGCGCGCTAAAAAGCGTGAGAGAGCCGCCGCAATCGACCCTCGATGACGCAATGACGTTGTCAAAATAGCCCGACACAATAAACGATCTCGTTGTGAAAGTTTTAAATATTGTGGGTGTCCGTGTTCATTATCCGTCAAACCAGAAAGAGGCGTATTCTTATCAACGACCGCCCCTAAAAGACGTACACACACCTGTCGAACAGCCAATCCTGGAACATCTTTTTCAGACACATGCCCCACCTTTTTGTGTTTCAACATAACACCTTTATATCACTGCTTCCTCAAAAGATCCGTCTAAAAATCTCCTCAAAAACTCTATGAACGAGAACTTTTTGAATTTTCATAACGAAGCCAAGAAGGACGTTTTGTAACCCGCTGAAAAGTGCTATCTTCTTTCTTACCTGATGCATGAGCCTGACCACTGCGAAAATCTTCATAATTCATCCGGTTGCTTTTTTCACTTATAGCATCTTCTTTATTCCATACGCCACTTTCAGCAAGAGCCCCTTTCATCTCTTCTGCTTGCCTATAAAGAGCAGCAATACGATTTGCCGTTGCAGGATGTGTTGAAAAAAGACTATCCGCTCCCTTACCGCTCAAAGGATTGATAATAAATAGATGCGCGGTTGCTGGATTATGCTCTGCTTCTTCATTGTAAACCCCATGCCCCCCATCAGCAATTTTACGCAATGCCGAAGCCAACCATAAAGGATTACCACATATTTCAGCTCCCCTACGATCCGCAGCATATTCACGCGTACGGCTAATAGCCATTTGTACGAGCATTGCAGCAAAAGGTGCTATGATGAGTGCAATCAATCCTCCAATTGCCCCAACACCATGAGAATCTTCCGAAGAGCTACGCTGTCCTCCCATAAAGAAAGCAAAATTACCAAGCATTGAAATTGCCCCAGCAATCGTTGCTGTTAGAGTCATGGTTAAGGTATCACGATGCTCAATATGTGCAAGCTCATGCGCCATAACGCCAGCAACTTCTTCTGCACTTAACCGCTCTAACAAACCGCGGCTCGCAGCCACAGCGGCATTTTGAGGATTACGTCCTGTTGCAAAAGCATTCGGCTGCGCGCTATCTAGCACATACACCTTTGGTTGAGGAAGAGAAGCCTTTTTAGCTAAATCGCTTACGATTTTATAATAAACGGGTGCAGAATGCTGATCAACCTCACGCGCCCCGTACATACGCAAAACGATTTTATCTGAATTCCAATAAGAAAAAAAGTTTAAACCACTCGCCATTAAAAGAGCAATGATCATGCCACTGCCCCCTCCAACAAGATAACCAACCCCCATAAAGAGAGCTGTTAAAAAAGCCAAAAGCATGGCTGTACGCATTATGTTCATTACTCAAAAAACTCCATGATAAAAGTCTACCAATACTATATGATGGTGTTTTCTTTCTGCTTCTTCAATGGAATAGGTGTAAAATGAATAAAAAAGATGAAAAAACAAGCCCAAAAAATTCAACTGCCGTTCAACAGCAATCTCTTCCTTCCGCAGCGCAACGCGCCCTTAAAGAAGCTGAAGAAAGACGAAAAGACGAAGCAAAAAAAGAACAACCGTTGGAAAACGGTGGACGCGGCGGCAAAGATCCTTCACGCTATGGAGACTGGGAAATTAAAGGCCGCGCCATCGACTTTTAAAATTGAACTTTAAAAAACCAACACCGTTTTAAATAAACACCTTTTTAAAGAAGATCCGTTTTTGCTAATCAAAAACGGATAATATTTATTCTTTTAGAAGTTTTTTAAAAGGCATTGATTAAGCAATCATGCTTCTTATTCTGAAGCAGTTTCTGCCTCAGCAGCAGCTGCTGCTGCTTCTTCTGCTGCTTGCTTTGCTGCTGCTATACGTTCTTGTGCTTTTTTGCCTGGTTCACCTTTATGTGGATTATTGCGGGTTGGACGCTTTTTTAAGCCAGCCGCATCTAAGAACCGTAAAACGCGATCTGTTGGTTGAGCCCCTTGCCCAAGCCAATATTGGATACGTTCTTCATTAAGTTTCACCCTCGGTTTATCTTTAGGCAACATTGGATCCCATGCACCAACACGTTCAAGAAATCGCCCATCACGCGGACTACGCACATCCGCAACAACGATATGATAATAAGGACGTTTCTTTGAACCTCCACGGGACAAACGAATTTTCAATGCCATATTTTTCTCCTATTGTCAGCTCTGGCTTTCGTTTAAATTAACTTTTTTTGTTTTTTGCTCTTCAGCAATAACTTCATGATGACGCACAACTTCTTTAATAATAAACTTTAAAAATCTTTCAGCAAAATCAGGATCAAGATGACTTTCCATAGCCAATTGCCGCAAACGCGCGATCTGATGCTGCTCACGCAGAGGATCTACTTTAGGCAAATCATAACGGGCTTTTAAGTGCCCAACAGCTTTGGTACAACGAAAACGCTCTGCTAAAATATGAATCAAAGTTGCATCAAAATTATCAATAGATGCTCGTAAATGTGCCAATTCGTTTAATATTGTTTCCTGCATCACATTCCTTTCCCTCTTTGCATCTTATTTTTTCTTAAAATGCTGAGGAAGTTTTCCCCTATCGGCAATGCCATTGGAAAGACCAGGAAATGTAGGATCACGTCCGGGAAGTCCGGGCAAGATCTTCCCTCCATGCCCATTTTCAATCTGTTTTTGAAGCGTTGAAAGTTGCTTCAGATCCAATCCCGATAAATCAGGCACAGCGGAAGAATCTGCACCTCCCATCCCTCCAAAACCCATTTTGGACCCAAGTCCTCCTAACATTTTTCCCATCAAACCACTTTTTCCTTTACCACCCATAGCTTTCATCATATCAGCCATTTGGCGATACATCTTCAAAAGTTTATTAATATCAGCCGCCGTTGTCCCAGACCCCTTAGCAATTCGTTGTTTTCGGCTATGTTTTAAAAGCTCTGGATTCGCACGCTCTTGCGGTGTCATGGATGAAATAATAGCCAATTGACGATTAAATAAACGATCATCAAGACCCGCCGCCGCAATCTGCTCTTTGACCTTTCCCAATCCTGGCAACATGCCCATAATACCGCCCATTCCACCGAGTTTTTTCATTTTCTGCAACTGTTCTGCAAGATCATTCAAATCAAATTTTCCGGCCTGCATTTTTTTCGCAAAAGCAGCAGCTTTCTCATGATCCATTGTTTCAGCAGCTTTTTCAACCAAAGAAACAATATCCCCCATTCCGAGAATACGATCAGCAATACGACTGGGATGAAACTCTTCCAAAGCCTCTATTTTTTCACCAGTTCCAATTGCTTTAATTGGTTTGCCTGTCACAGCCCGCATAGAAAGAGCCGCACCCCCACGCCCATCACTATCCATCCGTGTTAAAACAATCCCTGTAATCCCTACACGCTCATCAAAAGAACGCGCAAGATGAACAGCATCTTGCCCCGTCAAACTATCAGCCACCAACATAATCTCGTGCGGAAGAGAACATGCTTTAATTTCAGCTAATTCAAGCATCAGAGCTTCATCGATATGATTACGTCCTGCAGTATCAAGAAGAAGCACATCATAACCACCCAATTTAGCAGCTTGCACAGCACGTGATGCAATATCAACGGGCAATTGTCCCGCAATAATAGGTAAAGTTGCAAGTTTTGCTTGTTCTCCCAATTGGCGCAATTGCTCCTGCGCAGCGGGACGACGTGTATCTAATGACGCCATGAGAACTTTTTTATTGTGCTTATCAGTGAAACGTTTTGCAAGCTTTGCTGTTGTGGTTGTTTTTCCGGAACCTTGTAAACCAATCATCATAATAACAACGGGCGCTGGTGCATTCAAATCACTCAGAACACTTTCACTTCCAAGAATACGAACCAATTCATCATGAACAATTTTAACTACCATTTGGCCTGGTTTGATTGATTTAACAATCTCAGCCCCAACAGCTTTTTCCCGCACCCTATCGGTAAAAGAACGAACAACATCAAGAGCAACATCAGCTTCCAATAAAGCGCGCCGAATTTCACGCAGCGCCTCTGCAACATCCTGCTCCGACAAAGCGCCACGCCCCGTCAAATGAGATAGGATAGAACCAAGTCGTTCTTGCAAGGATTCAAACATTATTTACCTCATCGTTGCCTAACAAAGTTGCCTAACAAACAAACCAAAAGAGCATCCGAGAACGCATCGCGCCGTCGAATGCTGACCTCTGAGATCTATTCATACCCTTAAACTGGGGTCTCAGTCGGTGGCTCCAAGTTAATTTTGTCACTGAAAGCTTGCTCCTTCAAACAATAAAACCCCAGCTTTGTCAAGTTTTATCATAAAATGTCTTTTTATACGAAGAAATAAAAACAGCAAATATTACACTTCAAAACTTTTAACTTCAACACACATAAAGCACCCTGTTTCCTGTTCCATATTCCATAATTTCCCGCTAGAGATATCAAACCAAACCCCATGCAATGTTAAAATGCCTTGATCTTTTCGGAACTTTATCCACGGAAACGTCTCTAAATTTCTCAAAGAATGTCGAATAGAAAGCTGCTCTAAAGCCATTTGTTTTTCTGGCCAAGACAGCGACTTATTATTCAAAACGATTTCTGCGGCTGGCGCTAAAAGACTAATCCATTGACCAATAAAATCATTTGACGATAAAGATTTACACGTCCCCCTAAGAGCCGTAAGAACGCCTCCACAATGGGCATGCCCAAAAACAACAATATGTTTTACCTCAAGCAATTGTACAGCATATTCAAGAGCCGCTGATGTTGCATGATATTGATTATCAGGAGAAAAAGGAGGAACCACATTTGCTACATTGCGCAGAGTAAAAATTTCCCCAGGTTTAGCATCAAAAATCATTTCTGGAACAGCACGCGAATCACAACAAGCAATAACCAAAACTTCGGGTTTCTGTCCCTCAATCGCCAATTGCTGATAATGTGCTGTTTTATATAAAAAATGATTATTTATAAAATTTTGGTAACCACTTAAAAGTCTTTCTGGTAAACGGGTCATACTCTCTTTACTTCTAATTCTTTCTTTACTTTCATTTCGTATATTTAGAAAAATAAACTATTACCATACAAAAATACTAAAAAGTCCCTTTTGGTGATGCAAAATATTTCTTTAAAATGCAAATTATTACTAAAAAAGAGCAAAAACAAAGTCATTCTTTTCAAATAAAGAGCTATTTTCTTTAGGAAGAAAGTGTTACAGTACAGAAAATTATAGTGGTCTTCTTTTAATGTGAAGACGAGAAAAGGCCTCTAAGAACAAAAGGGAGAATAAATGTGTTACAACAAAAAACAATAGAAACAAAAAACACACCAGACAAAATAGAAGAAATCCTTTTTGCTCAAACTGATAAAGAAGATATTGCTTATTACGAAAATAAAGAACTTCAAAAAGCCGCAGCCATCGCAGTAAACGCTTTTAATCTCCATCAGGCAGGAAAAAATACTATCTGCTTTGAACAGAACTT is a genomic window containing:
- the htpX gene encoding zinc metalloprotease HtpX, whose amino-acid sequence is MNIMRTAMLLAFLTALFMGVGYLVGGGSGMIIALLMASGLNFFSYWNSDKIVLRMYGAREVDQHSAPVYYKIVSDLAKKASLPQPKVYVLDSAQPNAFATGRNPQNAAVAASRGLLERLSAEEVAGVMAHELAHIEHRDTLTMTLTATIAGAISMLGNFAFFMGGQRSSSEDSHGVGAIGGLIALIIAPFAAMLVQMAISRTREYAADRRGAEICGNPLWLASALRKIADGGHGVYNEEAEHNPATAHLFIINPLSGKGADSLFSTHPATANRIAALYRQAEEMKGALAESGVWNKEDAISEKSNRMNYEDFRSGQAHASGKKEDSTFQRVTKRPSWLRYENSKSSRS
- a CDS encoding RsmB/NOP family class I SAM-dependent RNA methyltransferase; its protein translation is MKHKKVGHVSEKDVPGLAVRQVCVRLLGAVVDKNTPLSGLTDNEHGHPQYLKLSQRDRLLCRAILTTSLRHRGSIAAALSRFLARSLPSQALSLQHLLHISVAQILYLDIPDHAAIDLAVRVAKFDPRMRRFSGVVNALLRNVAREAVLLRPQTPTVEGVPAWFGELLVSTYGIEKARQIIEIQSVEPPLDLTVKSDCVGWAEKLGGVVLPNGSVRLNRLACSVSDLPGYREGAWWVQDFASALPACLLGEIRGKNVADLCASPGGKTAQLALQGAEVTAIELSANRVKRLKENMERLNFSVHIWQGDVRNFHPTQLFDSVLLDAPCSSTGTIRRHPDILWTKSMDDVVKLAALQYDLLIAAIALVKEGGRIVFSNCSLAREEGEDLIEKILSTRNDIVLDPIDPEEMGELTHLLSEGMLRTTPADFCYKNFDAEKTAFLGMDGFFAARLRKIA
- a CDS encoding DUF1674 domain-containing protein — encoded protein: MNKKDEKTSPKNSTAVQQQSLPSAAQRALKEAEERRKDEAKKEQPLENGGRGGKDPSRYGDWEIKGRAIDF
- a CDS encoding carbonic anhydrase, with product MTRLPERLLSGYQNFINNHFLYKTAHYQQLAIEGQKPEVLVIACCDSRAVPEMIFDAKPGEIFTLRNVANVVPPFSPDNQYHATSAALEYAVQLLEVKHIVVFGHAHCGGVLTALRGTCKSLSSNDFIGQWISLLAPAAEIVLNNKSLSWPEKQMALEQLSIRHSLRNLETFPWIKFRKDQGILTLHGVWFDISSGKLWNMEQETGCFMCVEVKSFEV
- the ffh gene encoding signal recognition particle protein: MFESLQERLGSILSHLTGRGALSEQDVAEALREIRRALLEADVALDVVRSFTDRVREKAVGAEIVKSIKPGQMVVKIVHDELVRILGSESVLSDLNAPAPVVIMMIGLQGSGKTTTTAKLAKRFTDKHNKKVLMASLDTRRPAAQEQLRQLGEQAKLATLPIIAGQLPVDIASRAVQAAKLGGYDVLLLDTAGRNHIDEALMLELAEIKACSLPHEIMLVADSLTGQDAVHLARSFDERVGITGIVLTRMDSDGRGGAALSMRAVTGKPIKAIGTGEKIEALEEFHPSRIADRILGMGDIVSLVEKAAETMDHEKAAAFAKKMQAGKFDLNDLAEQLQKMKKLGGMGGIMGMLPGLGKVKEQIAAAGLDDRLFNRQLAIISSMTPQERANPELLKHSRKQRIAKGSGTTAADINKLLKMYRQMADMMKAMGGKGKSGLMGKMLGGLGSKMGFGGMGGADSSAVPDLSGLDLKQLSTLQKQIENGHGGKILPGLPGRDPTFPGLSNGIADRGKLPQHFKKK
- a CDS encoding chorismate mutase, producing MQETILNELAHLRASIDNFDATLIHILAERFRCTKAVGHLKARYDLPKVDPLREQHQIARLRQLAMESHLDPDFAERFLKFIIKEVVRHHEVIAEEQKTKKVNLNESQS
- the rpsP gene encoding 30S ribosomal protein S16, coding for MALKIRLSRGGSKKRPYYHIVVADVRSPRDGRFLERVGAWDPMLPKDKPRVKLNEERIQYWLGQGAQPTDRVLRFLDAAGLKKRPTRNNPHKGEPGKKAQERIAAAKQAAEEAAAAAAEAETASE